Proteins from a single region of Geminicoccaceae bacterium:
- a CDS encoding mandelate racemase/muconate lactonizing enzyme family protein produces MIETGWNIASAMVNADLTDLDDCVTRLGPCARSLNAARSAVEMALLDLAARARGKSVVQLLGGEARTIEVPRIIPVKSPARMAELAGDYAGQGYHAQKLKATGDIDADVERVTAVRAAVGAAIALTVDANQGYDMAGALAFERCLRPLDVWSIEQPVPATDRETLAALRREARVRIEADEGLFTHADLDDVLAREAADSISLKLARSGGLLPSRSMALAATCKGVHARLGTAFGGPLVTLASATLAGLAEVSGPAECAEFTHFDDMEHEAPQINDGLLQPGEGAGFGQHRIVPWPSPWFD; encoded by the coding sequence TTGATCGAAACCGGCTGGAACATCGCATCGGCGATGGTCAATGCGGATCTGACCGATCTGGATGACTGCGTTACCAGACTGGGCCCCTGCGCCCGATCACTGAACGCGGCGCGCTCGGCGGTGGAAATGGCATTGCTCGACCTTGCAGCACGGGCGCGGGGGAAGTCTGTCGTTCAATTGCTGGGCGGCGAAGCCCGTACCATTGAGGTTCCAAGGATCATTCCGGTGAAATCTCCGGCGCGAATGGCCGAACTGGCTGGCGATTATGCCGGCCAAGGCTATCACGCGCAGAAACTGAAGGCGACGGGAGATATCGACGCCGACGTGGAACGCGTTACTGCTGTGCGGGCTGCGGTCGGTGCTGCAATTGCGTTAACGGTCGATGCGAACCAGGGGTATGACATGGCGGGTGCCCTGGCCTTCGAACGGTGTCTGAGACCGCTGGACGTATGGTCGATCGAGCAGCCGGTTCCGGCCACCGACCGGGAAACGCTGGCAGCTCTGCGACGGGAGGCGCGGGTGCGCATCGAGGCGGATGAAGGATTGTTCACGCACGCCGATCTCGATGACGTGCTTGCTCGCGAGGCGGCAGACAGCATCAGCCTCAAACTGGCCCGGTCAGGCGGCCTGTTGCCATCTCGATCCATGGCGCTGGCAGCCACGTGCAAGGGCGTCCATGCACGGCTCGGGACAGCCTTTGGCGGTCCTCTGGTCACGCTCGCCTCGGCCACGCTCGCAGGTCTGGCCGAAGTCTCGGGCCCCGCGGAATGCGCCGAATTCACCCATTTCGACGACATGGAGCACGAAGCACCGCAGATCAACGACGGCCTGTTGCAACCAGGCGAAGGAGCAGGATTCGGTCAGCACCGCATCGTCCCCTGGCCGTCACCCTGGTTCGATTGA
- a CDS encoding AAA family ATPase, whose translation MKISIPDFSLVVLIGPTGSGKSSFARRHFCETEIISSDACRAVVSDDETDQSATSDAFELLHLTAGSRLRRRKLTVIDATSVQQRDRAELVQLARQYHALPVVLALNIDPELCHERNKDRSNRDFSADVPRKHAQALRLGLRGLKKEGFRQIQIMNSPAEVDALERFAKRQQMRWSKRGAHLLLQTRTRVLDGTLRTKFEEWYPGLVVNAPNQQPEPMQMAA comes from the coding sequence ATGAAGATATCCATCCCCGACTTTTCACTCGTCGTTCTCATCGGCCCGACCGGTTCGGGAAAATCGAGCTTTGCGCGCCGACATTTTTGCGAAACCGAGATCATCTCTTCCGATGCTTGCCGTGCTGTGGTGTCCGATGATGAAACGGACCAATCCGCGACCAGCGACGCCTTCGAGCTTTTGCACCTGACCGCCGGCAGCCGGTTGCGACGGCGCAAGCTTACGGTCATCGACGCGACCTCTGTGCAGCAGCGTGATCGGGCGGAGCTGGTCCAGCTTGCCCGGCAATATCACGCCTTGCCGGTGGTTCTCGCTCTCAACATCGACCCGGAACTTTGCCACGAGCGTAACAAGGACAGGTCGAACCGCGATTTCAGCGCAGATGTGCCACGCAAGCATGCGCAGGCGCTGCGGCTCGGGTTGCGTGGTTTGAAAAAGGAAGGCTTCCGTCAGATCCAGATCATGAACTCACCTGCCGAAGTCGACGCACTCGAGCGGTTCGCCAAGCGTCAGCAGATGCGCTGGTCAAAGCGCGGCGCACATCTCTTGCTTCAAACCCGCACGCGCGTCCTCGATGGCACGCTCAGGACCAAGTTCGAGGAGTGGTATCCAGGCCTCGTGGTCAACGCACCCAACCAGCAGCCGGAGCCCATGCAAATGGCAGCATGA
- a CDS encoding MATE family efflux transporter, producing MRPARSDFGAMMRECGQLAQLALPLVFANLGGIAIATTDMLMLGHAGPKALAAVALALSIFQPLMLLCVGIGLAVTPLVTAARARHQTRQIRRVVRQGVWMALFQTMLCAPVFWFSGTIFSAIGQDADLAAHAQLYTRGVLPGLFFILLFNVLRSYLTALERTRAVLLLTLLAIPLNAVLNGILIFGAGPIPALGVLGAAIGSTLSNAAMAIGISVHCSRRRPFRRHALFSRFWRPDWSTFLELHRLGLPIGMMIVLEVAVFAGTAQLMGLIGTLELAAHQIAIQLASITFMVPLGVGQAATARVGIVDGRGERHRLARVGWAAMLLSTGFMGCTGLAFWLVPGLLVRPFLDGSDASSTVMALAGSYLAVAAAFQIVDGMQVTAAHVLRGLQDTRVPMWIAAFGYWGVAMPCAWFLGLHTSLQGRGIWFGLALGLAVCAILLARRLHRRLRVVS from the coding sequence ATGCGCCCGGCGAGGTCCGACTTCGGCGCCATGATGCGGGAGTGCGGCCAGCTCGCGCAGTTGGCCCTGCCGCTGGTGTTCGCCAATCTCGGCGGTATCGCCATCGCCACCACCGACATGCTCATGCTCGGTCACGCCGGGCCGAAGGCGCTGGCGGCGGTGGCGCTCGCGCTCAGCATCTTTCAGCCGCTCATGCTCCTGTGCGTCGGGATCGGGCTGGCGGTCACGCCGCTGGTGACAGCGGCCCGGGCGCGCCATCAGACCCGGCAGATCCGTCGCGTGGTCCGCCAGGGTGTCTGGATGGCCCTGTTCCAGACGATGCTGTGCGCGCCGGTCTTCTGGTTTTCCGGCACCATCTTCTCGGCGATCGGACAGGATGCGGATCTCGCGGCGCACGCCCAGCTCTACACCCGCGGCGTCCTTCCGGGGCTGTTCTTCATCCTCCTGTTCAACGTCCTCCGCTCCTATCTCACCGCCCTTGAGCGGACACGGGCCGTTCTCCTCCTCACCCTGCTGGCCATTCCGCTGAATGCCGTCCTGAACGGCATCCTCATCTTCGGCGCCGGCCCGATCCCCGCACTCGGCGTGCTCGGCGCCGCCATCGGTTCCACGCTTTCCAACGCCGCCATGGCCATCGGCATCTCGGTTCATTGCAGCCGCCGCCGGCCTTTCCGCCGACACGCGCTGTTCTCGCGCTTCTGGCGGCCCGACTGGTCGACTTTCCTCGAACTTCACCGCCTGGGACTGCCCATCGGCATGATGATCGTGCTGGAGGTTGCCGTATTCGCCGGCACGGCACAGCTGATGGGGCTCATCGGCACTCTTGAGCTCGCGGCACACCAGATCGCCATCCAGCTCGCATCCATCACCTTCATGGTGCCGCTCGGTGTCGGTCAGGCGGCCACCGCGAGGGTGGGGATCGTCGACGGCCGCGGCGAACGGCATCGCCTCGCGCGGGTCGGCTGGGCCGCCATGCTCCTGTCGACGGGTTTCATGGGCTGCACCGGACTGGCCTTCTGGCTGGTGCCCGGACTTCTGGTACGCCCGTTCCTCGACGGCAGCGATGCGTCCTCGACGGTCATGGCGCTTGCCGGCAGCTATCTCGCGGTGGCCGCCGCCTTCCAGATCGTCGATGGCATGCAGGTCACGGCCGCCCATGTCCTGCGGGGGTTGCAGGACACCCGCGTTCCCATGTGGATCGCGGCATTCGGCTACTGGGGCGTTGCCATGCCCTGCGCGTGGTTCCTCGGCCTGCACACCTCGCTGCAGGGGCGCGGCATCTGGTTCGGTCTTGCCCTTGGCCTGGCCGTCTGCGCCATCCTGCTCGCGCGCCGGCTCCATCGCCGGCTTCGCGTGGTATCATGA
- the fabI gene encoding enoyl-ACP reductase FabI: MTALESTSSLLAGRKGLVVGIANDRSIAWGCARAFRRFGAEVAVTYLNDKARPHVEPLARSIDAGIFMPLDVSVEGQMEAVFRTIGDEWGRLDFLVHSIAFAPRQALHGRVVDVDRADFAKTMEISCWSFIRMAHLAEPLMKDGGAMFAMSFFGAQSVIDHYGIMGPAKAALEASVRYLAAELGPEGIRVHAVSPGPLATRAASGIAEFDELMARAQAKSPARSLVDIDDVGIATAFLAHDAARHITGQTIFIDGGYHIMG, from the coding sequence ATGACCGCGTTGGAAAGTACCTCGTCCCTCCTCGCCGGACGCAAGGGGCTTGTCGTCGGCATTGCCAACGACCGGTCGATCGCCTGGGGATGCGCCCGGGCCTTCCGCAGGTTTGGCGCCGAGGTGGCGGTCACCTACCTCAACGACAAGGCCCGGCCGCACGTCGAACCCCTCGCACGGTCCATCGATGCCGGCATCTTCATGCCGCTCGACGTGTCGGTCGAAGGGCAGATGGAGGCCGTGTTCAGGACGATCGGGGACGAGTGGGGCCGCCTCGACTTCCTCGTTCACTCGATCGCGTTCGCGCCGCGCCAGGCGCTCCACGGTCGCGTGGTCGATGTCGATCGGGCGGATTTCGCGAAAACGATGGAGATTTCCTGCTGGTCGTTCATCCGCATGGCGCATCTGGCCGAACCGCTGATGAAGGACGGCGGGGCAATGTTCGCCATGAGCTTCTTCGGTGCTCAAAGCGTGATCGATCACTACGGCATCATGGGTCCGGCCAAGGCGGCTCTGGAAGCCTCCGTCCGTTACCTGGCCGCCGAACTGGGTCCCGAGGGCATTCGCGTCCATGCGGTTTCGCCGGGGCCCCTGGCGACGCGGGCGGCATCGGGAATAGCCGAGTTCGACGAGCTGATGGCCAGGGCGCAGGCCAAATCGCCGGCCCGCTCGCTGGTCGATATCGACGACGTCGGCATCGCGACGGCCTTTCTCGCGCATGACGCGGCCCGGCACATCACCGGCCAGACGATCTTCATCGATGGCGGCTATCACATCATGGGATAG
- a CDS encoding nucleotidyltransferase domain-containing protein → MNFTKFQPSIASDVRAAIDEKLDEIETVHEIRILFAVESGSRAWGFPSPDSDYDVRFVYAHPPDWYLSLTAGRNVIELPISADLDIGGWDIRKALNLLLKPNPVLLEWLSSPIRYRWCDEVTAELVSLARQITHRTACRHHYLSLGESQWRKHVGNATHVNFKKYFYILRPALALRWLRMHPEQLPPMNLQALVSGLDLDASMQARIAELLQQKMQAREIGIGRRIDEIDHLILMEFDAARAVPPEPVDHALQVEATALFRKIIGVA, encoded by the coding sequence ATGAACTTTACCAAGTTCCAGCCTTCCATTGCCAGCGATGTTCGCGCGGCCATCGACGAGAAACTCGATGAGATCGAGACGGTACATGAGATACGTATTCTCTTTGCCGTGGAAAGCGGCAGCCGGGCCTGGGGCTTTCCTTCGCCCGACAGCGACTATGACGTCCGTTTCGTCTACGCGCATCCTCCCGACTGGTATCTGTCGTTGACAGCTGGCCGCAACGTGATCGAATTACCGATTTCGGCCGATCTCGACATCGGCGGCTGGGACATCCGCAAAGCACTGAACCTGCTTTTGAAACCCAACCCGGTGTTGCTGGAGTGGCTGTCGAGCCCGATCCGCTACCGGTGGTGCGATGAAGTCACCGCGGAACTGGTTTCGCTGGCGCGGCAGATCACCCATCGTACGGCATGCCGGCACCATTATCTGAGCCTTGGCGAAAGTCAGTGGCGCAAACATGTCGGCAATGCCACCCATGTCAATTTCAAGAAATACTTTTATATCCTGCGTCCGGCACTCGCCTTGCGCTGGTTGCGCATGCATCCAGAACAATTACCGCCGATGAATCTTCAAGCTCTGGTTTCCGGTCTGGACCTTGATGCTTCGATGCAGGCCAGGATTGCCGAACTTCTGCAACAGAAGATGCAGGCCAGGGAAATCGGCATCGGTCGGCGGATCGACGAGATCGATCATCTGATCCTTATGGAGTTCGACGCCGCCCGGGCGGTACCACCGGAGCCCGTGGACCACGCGCTTCAGGTTGAGGCGACGGCACTCTTTCGCAAGATCATCGGGGTTGCGTAG
- a CDS encoding SUMF1/EgtB/PvdO family nonheme iron enzyme yields the protein MRRRWKSACAGNGELPSRQAGGSTKPTSRLAANGNVIMSAKMIKSRMLTILAAMALTSSCGFAALHQAAQGTGVTHPVKAREVLHPDLLALLTDEEIQTVEAVMNRQTGKRRINISSMFARNILPETQSKPSYPINVENIQDCEKCPKLAVILAGSFDRKPILLPGVTYTWAYFLSCSDSSFNDDIAKKTFEFCSDEYLKSRNIFRDKSGNYPGLECIEYINHSYGVRECSRRRSEKFPPNHFIPMNSEMIKINKFAIGISEVNIDQFRQFVKETNWYSNWKCNVSFYKNHEKIGSRMISWDQYSSSSISIRGSEDFEQLILENAPRDDEPVRCVGYDDAAAYARWLSEKTGQTYRLPSQLEWQYAARAGAETPFWWGWRMVEGRDDFAYDERLPAIQGWPSPYGLYGMYGRTTEWTADCVLNVDPKTLRTLQPYLSGDTPGFKTHSVINKPDHLWVSLLRSDFPPSIADQWPGGYWRKDGKARTEPADCLYRSTSGKTYFSTAGWQSWHAAPIFRDPDDPKPTNGFRVARDLN from the coding sequence ATGCGCCGGAGATGGAAAAGCGCTTGCGCTGGCAATGGCGAACTCCCCAGTCGACAAGCTGGCGGATCGACGAAACCTACATCAAGGTTGGCGGCAAATGGGAATGTCATCATGAGCGCAAAGATGATCAAAAGCAGGATGCTGACCATTCTTGCAGCAATGGCTCTCACGTCTTCATGTGGATTTGCAGCACTGCATCAAGCGGCTCAGGGGACAGGCGTCACCCATCCCGTCAAGGCGCGCGAAGTTCTGCATCCCGACCTTCTCGCCCTGCTCACGGATGAGGAAATCCAGACTGTCGAAGCCGTGATGAACCGGCAGACTGGGAAAAGACGCATTAATATTTCAAGCATGTTTGCACGTAATATTTTACCGGAAACGCAATCAAAGCCTTCATATCCTATCAACGTTGAAAACATACAGGACTGTGAGAAATGCCCGAAGTTGGCAGTCATTCTGGCAGGATCCTTCGATCGCAAGCCAATCCTTTTACCTGGCGTGACCTACACTTGGGCATATTTCCTTTCTTGTTCCGACTCTAGCTTCAATGACGATATTGCCAAAAAAACATTCGAATTTTGTTCGGATGAATATTTGAAATCAAGGAATATATTTCGTGACAAATCGGGCAATTATCCTGGCTTAGAGTGCATTGAATACATCAATCATTCATATGGCGTTCGAGAATGTTCAAGAAGAAGATCTGAAAAATTTCCTCCGAACCATTTCATTCCAATGAATTCAGAGATGATAAAAATCAATAAATTCGCGATTGGAATATCTGAAGTTAACATTGATCAATTTCGTCAATTTGTTAAAGAAACAAATTGGTATAGCAATTGGAAGTGCAATGTCAGCTTTTATAAAAATCATGAAAAAATTGGATCCAGAATGATTAGTTGGGATCAATATTCATCGAGTTCGATTTCAATCCGCGGATCAGAAGATTTTGAGCAACTTATTTTGGAAAATGCACCTCGTGATGATGAGCCAGTTCGATGCGTGGGGTATGATGATGCAGCTGCTTATGCTCGATGGTTGAGCGAGAAAACTGGTCAGACCTACCGTCTGCCATCACAGCTTGAATGGCAGTATGCGGCTCGTGCGGGAGCTGAAACACCCTTTTGGTGGGGATGGCGAATGGTCGAGGGTAGAGACGATTTTGCCTACGACGAACGTCTTCCAGCCATTCAGGGCTGGCCCAGCCCATATGGCTTGTATGGCATGTACGGAAGAACCACGGAGTGGACGGCCGATTGCGTTCTGAACGTTGATCCGAAAACGCTGAGAACGCTGCAGCCTTATCTCTCTGGCGACACTCCTGGTTTCAAAACCCACTCGGTCATCAATAAGCCTGATCACTTGTGGGTTTCTTTGCTTAGAAGCGACTTTCCCCCATCAATTGCCGATCAGTGGCCCGGCGGTTACTGGCGCAAAGACGGAAAAGCTCGGACCGAACCCGCTGATTGCTTATACCGATCTACCAGTGGAAAGACGTATTTTAGCACTGCAGGTTGGCAAAGCTGGCATGCAGCGCCGATTTTCAGAGATCCAGACGATCCCAAACCAACAAACGGTTTTCGCGTCGCGCGTGATCTGAACTAA
- a CDS encoding MarR family transcriptional regulator has protein sequence MSIKERVDGIGQDDDDIRYLFSYNLQRLAGLSTRIALLEIKPSFGINIHDWRAMAVLDFLGVAPLHTLAKRAGVQKSQMSRTVSALEERGFIAREINPDDKRSVHLRLSPKGLRLVRDVLKASRERNRHMLSQLSEDDRCELMRLMEKVTVGSLAYLRELKSEGKRHRPPPPATIFETEIL, from the coding sequence ATGAGCATAAAGGAAAGAGTTGATGGCATCGGGCAAGATGACGACGATATCCGTTATCTTTTTTCCTACAATCTGCAACGCCTTGCAGGACTCTCGACGCGCATAGCCCTGCTTGAGATCAAGCCCTCTTTCGGCATCAACATCCATGACTGGCGGGCGATGGCTGTTCTGGATTTCCTCGGCGTTGCGCCGCTCCACACATTGGCCAAGCGTGCAGGTGTCCAGAAAAGTCAGATGAGCCGCACGGTTTCCGCGCTCGAGGAACGAGGTTTCATCGCCCGCGAAATCAATCCGGACGACAAGCGCAGTGTTCATCTTCGCCTGTCGCCGAAGGGACTGCGTCTGGTGCGCGACGTTCTCAAGGCATCGCGCGAGCGCAACCGTCACATGCTTTCCCAGCTGAGCGAGGATGACCGTTGCGAGCTGATGCGGCTCATGGAAAAGGTGACGGTCGGCTCGCTTGCCTATCTGCGCGAGCTCAAGAGCGAGGGTAAGCGCCACCGCCCGCCACCGCCGGCAACGATCTTTGAAACGGAGATCCTTTGA
- a CDS encoding plasma-membrane proton-efflux P-type ATPase, with protein sequence MKKATSSMTAVPDIPEDLEKADLQTVYTRLKTSTDGLSTAEAGSRLETYGRNELIQKDASDLEKFLRFFWGPIAWMIEAAAVLSLLMGHWADLAIILVLLLYNAVSGFWQERKASDALAALKAGMAPRATALRDGNFSTIDAGEIVPGDIIRIKLGEVVPADVRFVDGDYISIDQAALTGESLPVDKKIGDAGYSGSIAKQGEMTAVVIATGNATFFGRTASLVASAGGGASHSQQATTQIGDFLILVSIALCTILVGFQLYHDFVLQSRWAWSDLADIAREVLVLLIASIPVAMPTVITVTNSLGAQALARKKAIVSRLEAIEELAGVDILCSDKTGTLTKNSLTLGDPILFDAGSADELVLGAALASEKGSEDAIDKAISAGLTDSRVRDTYQVMKFTPFDPVGKRTEAAVTDAQGRAMRFSKGAPQVIVDLCRLDAETAERAAGAVADLAATGLRALGVARSADDGRSWDFLGILSMLDPPRDDSRETIEHAKQHGLQVKMVTGDDVAIGSQISGQLGMGTHLVAAADMFTRDMDMSHLPEPITLNVERADGFGRVFPEHKYGIVHALQDRGHVVAMTGDGVNDAPALKQADCGIAVGGATDAARAAAALILTAPGLSTVIDAIDESRRIFERIINYVLFRVAMTLDIMFVVVLATLTFGFSPLTAVMIILIALLDDIPIMTIAYDNTLLSKEPVRWRMRRLLLVSGFMGLMAVAQTFGLLLVGMKWLHDPQWQAWIPLAREQVQTAIFLQIVAGGHLLLFVMRSRASMFARPWPAMPLVVAIIGTQIVAVLICGFGWFVPALPWTVIGLVWLYMLVWMVFLDGIKLILYSRLKEDHGRPNWYRRFLRERHAPHTG encoded by the coding sequence ATGAAAAAGGCCACCTCGTCAATGACAGCGGTCCCGGACATTCCCGAAGATCTGGAAAAGGCGGATCTGCAGACCGTCTACACGAGGCTGAAGACTTCGACGGATGGCCTTTCCACTGCCGAAGCCGGATCCCGACTGGAAACATATGGCCGCAATGAGCTGATCCAGAAAGATGCCAGCGATCTGGAGAAATTCCTCCGGTTCTTCTGGGGACCCATCGCCTGGATGATCGAGGCCGCGGCGGTCCTGTCGCTGCTCATGGGGCATTGGGCGGACCTCGCCATCATCCTGGTCCTTCTTCTCTACAATGCCGTGTCGGGCTTCTGGCAGGAGCGCAAGGCCTCGGATGCGCTGGCAGCGCTGAAGGCCGGAATGGCTCCAAGAGCAACCGCCTTGCGCGACGGGAATTTCTCGACCATCGACGCCGGTGAGATCGTGCCCGGCGACATCATCCGCATCAAGCTCGGCGAAGTGGTGCCCGCCGACGTGCGTTTCGTCGATGGTGACTATATCAGCATCGATCAGGCTGCCCTCACGGGCGAATCCCTGCCTGTCGACAAGAAGATCGGCGATGCGGGCTATTCGGGGAGTATCGCCAAGCAGGGAGAAATGACCGCTGTCGTGATCGCGACCGGCAACGCGACCTTCTTCGGTCGCACGGCCAGCCTGGTGGCCTCCGCCGGTGGCGGGGCATCGCATTCGCAGCAGGCCACCACGCAGATCGGCGATTTTCTCATCCTGGTTTCCATCGCCCTCTGCACGATCCTCGTCGGTTTCCAGCTCTACCACGATTTCGTGCTGCAAAGCCGATGGGCATGGTCAGACCTCGCCGACATCGCCCGCGAAGTTCTCGTCCTGCTGATTGCCTCCATCCCCGTGGCGATGCCCACGGTGATCACCGTCACCAACTCGCTCGGTGCCCAGGCGCTGGCGCGAAAGAAGGCCATCGTCTCGCGGCTCGAAGCCATCGAGGAACTGGCCGGCGTGGACATCCTCTGTTCGGACAAGACCGGCACTCTGACCAAGAACAGCCTGACGCTCGGCGATCCGATCCTGTTCGATGCCGGTTCGGCCGACGAGCTGGTTCTCGGTGCCGCACTGGCCTCGGAAAAGGGCAGCGAGGATGCGATCGACAAGGCGATCAGTGCCGGACTAACGGATTCCCGTGTCCGCGATACCTATCAAGTGATGAAATTCACACCTTTCGATCCGGTCGGGAAACGGACCGAAGCGGCCGTCACCGATGCGCAGGGCAGGGCCATGCGTTTCAGCAAGGGTGCGCCGCAGGTCATCGTCGACCTGTGCAGACTCGATGCCGAAACGGCGGAAAGGGCCGCCGGGGCCGTGGCGGATCTGGCCGCCACCGGATTGCGGGCGCTCGGCGTCGCTCGCTCGGCCGACGACGGCCGGAGCTGGGACTTCCTCGGCATCCTGTCGATGCTGGACCCGCCCCGCGACGATTCGCGGGAGACCATCGAGCACGCCAAGCAGCACGGGCTCCAGGTCAAGATGGTCACCGGCGACGATGTCGCCATCGGCAGCCAGATTTCCGGGCAGCTCGGCATGGGGACACATCTCGTCGCGGCCGCGGACATGTTCACCAGGGACATGGACATGAGCCACCTGCCCGAGCCGATCACCCTGAACGTGGAACGGGCCGACGGGTTCGGCCGGGTGTTCCCCGAGCACAAGTATGGCATCGTGCATGCGCTGCAGGATCGCGGGCACGTGGTCGCCATGACCGGCGACGGTGTCAACGATGCACCGGCGCTCAAGCAGGCCGATTGCGGCATCGCCGTGGGCGGGGCCACCGATGCCGCCCGTGCCGCGGCGGCCCTCATTCTCACCGCCCCCGGCCTCTCGACAGTCATCGACGCCATCGACGAGTCGCGACGGATCTTCGAACGGATCATCAACTACGTCCTGTTCCGCGTGGCGATGACGCTCGACATCATGTTCGTGGTGGTCCTGGCGACCCTTACCTTCGGCTTTTCGCCGCTCACCGCCGTCATGATCATCCTGATCGCCCTTCTCGACGACATCCCGATCATGACCATCGCCTACGACAACACCCTGCTGTCGAAGGAACCGGTCCGCTGGCGGATGCGCCGGCTGCTGCTGGTCTCGGGATTCATGGGCCTGATGGCCGTGGCCCAGACCTTCGGCCTGCTGCTCGTCGGCATGAAGTGGTTGCACGACCCGCAGTGGCAGGCGTGGATCCCGCTGGCCCGGGAGCAGGTCCAGACGGCCATCTTTTTGCAGATCGTCGCCGGCGGGCACCTCTTGCTGTTCGTCATGCGTTCGCGGGCGTCGATGTTCGCGCGGCCGTGGCCGGCCATGCCGCTGGTCGTGGCCATCATCGGCACCCAGATCGTCGCGGTTCTCATCTGCGGGTTCGGGTGGTTCGTGCCGGCCCTGCCCTGGACCGTCATCGGTCTGGTGTGGCTCTACATGCTGGTCTGGATGGTCTTCCTCGATGGTATCAAGCTGATCCTCTACAGCCGGCTGAAGGAGGACCACGGCAGACCCAACTGGTATCGGAGGTTCCTGCGCGAGCGGCATGCGCCACATACCGGATAG